The following proteins are co-located in the Micromonospora viridifaciens genome:
- a CDS encoding peptidoglycan D,D-transpeptidase FtsI family protein, producing MPPRSEEPRRDATGSRRGSSAGGRGADPRSGEPGIGGISDARAYTPRGRTIREGGGAARTGAGGGAGQRRTPRSSRSGDPFRPALQVLDGGRAGSPRTGRRDTAEALDGGRAGAARAGRRDTAAGGRAGVVRTVSARPVREPFDDDEPTPPRRRPGPRRPERPAAARRPVRKPRRPPRLADPRRRLRLGTLLALALFAAIGIRLVVLQTVTTPAYADGGLPDRVVSVELPAPRGAIYDRAGDPLAHSVEARYVYADPELVKDRFATARLLSPLLGVPASDLAEKMQRRTRPGTTTKSRFEYLARGVGIDKAKEITALKLDGIGVHRDEAREVPGGDLAANLVGFVSPDMTGLEGLEAKYDDLLEGQPGKKTYEVGQGNLAAPIPGGYSQTTLAKPGSSLQLTTDRDLQYQAQRILSDQMAQIRDGVGAAVIIEIPSGEVLAQVSYPGYNAAYPEKARPADREDAATSFVVDPGSIHKAITYGAALQEGVITPDTVFPVANTITRGGVPFTDTHPANGRRMSIPGMLAFSSNVGTIEIAEKLGRDRLIDYQKRFGLGQPTGEGMPGEAAGRLLPADEWSGSSYGSVPIGHSVDATPLQMAAAYAAIANDGTYVQPHLVKEVIGPDGTRTPAAAPLTRPVLSPQNAAALRRMLEAVTTIDGPDGQATGLAAAVPGYRVAGKTGTGLRYVDGKRQPGAVGSFIGMAPAEKPRYVVAVFGWSPGGEGGAVAAPAFREIMGFTLHHYRVPPSAEPAPKFTAFP from the coding sequence GTGCCGCCGAGATCGGAGGAACCGCGCCGGGACGCCACGGGCTCCCGGCGCGGCTCGTCCGCGGGTGGCCGCGGCGCCGACCCTCGCTCCGGCGAGCCGGGCATCGGCGGGATCTCCGACGCGCGGGCGTACACGCCGCGGGGGCGGACCATCCGGGAGGGCGGCGGCGCGGCCCGCACCGGGGCCGGTGGCGGTGCCGGGCAGCGGCGTACCCCGCGCAGCAGCCGCTCGGGGGACCCGTTCCGGCCGGCGTTGCAGGTGCTCGACGGCGGCCGGGCCGGCTCGCCCCGCACCGGCCGCCGGGACACCGCGGAGGCACTCGACGGTGGTCGGGCCGGCGCCGCCCGTGCTGGCCGCCGGGACACCGCTGCGGGTGGCCGGGCCGGCGTGGTGCGGACGGTGTCGGCGCGACCGGTGCGGGAGCCGTTCGACGACGACGAGCCCACGCCGCCGCGGCGCCGGCCGGGCCCCCGGCGCCCCGAGCGGCCCGCCGCGGCCCGCCGGCCGGTCCGCAAGCCACGCCGCCCACCGAGGCTCGCCGACCCGCGCCGCCGGCTGCGGCTCGGCACGCTGCTCGCGCTCGCGCTGTTCGCCGCGATCGGCATCCGGCTGGTCGTCCTGCAGACCGTCACCACCCCGGCGTACGCCGACGGCGGCCTGCCCGACCGGGTGGTCTCGGTCGAGCTGCCGGCCCCGCGCGGGGCCATCTACGACCGCGCCGGCGACCCGCTGGCGCACAGCGTCGAGGCGCGCTACGTCTACGCCGACCCGGAACTGGTCAAGGACCGCTTCGCCACCGCGCGGCTGCTCTCCCCGCTGCTCGGCGTGCCCGCCTCCGACCTGGCCGAGAAGATGCAGCGGCGTACCCGGCCCGGCACCACCACGAAGTCCCGGTTCGAGTACCTGGCCCGGGGCGTCGGCATCGACAAGGCCAAGGAGATCACGGCGCTGAAGCTGGACGGCATCGGCGTGCACCGGGACGAGGCGCGCGAGGTGCCCGGCGGCGACCTGGCCGCCAACCTGGTCGGCTTCGTCAGCCCGGACATGACCGGGCTGGAGGGCCTGGAGGCGAAGTACGACGACCTCCTGGAGGGCCAGCCGGGCAAGAAGACGTACGAGGTGGGGCAGGGCAACCTGGCCGCGCCGATCCCCGGCGGCTACAGCCAGACGACCCTGGCCAAGCCGGGCAGCTCGCTGCAGCTCACCACCGACCGTGATCTCCAGTACCAGGCCCAGCGCATCCTGTCCGACCAGATGGCCCAGATCCGGGACGGCGTCGGCGCCGCGGTGATCATCGAGATCCCCTCCGGCGAGGTGCTGGCCCAGGTGAGCTACCCCGGCTACAACGCGGCCTACCCGGAGAAGGCCCGCCCGGCCGACCGGGAGGACGCGGCCACCAGCTTCGTGGTCGACCCCGGCTCGATCCACAAGGCGATCACCTACGGCGCCGCCCTCCAGGAGGGCGTGATCACCCCGGACACGGTCTTCCCCGTGGCCAACACGATCACCAGAGGCGGCGTGCCCTTCACGGACACCCATCCGGCCAACGGGCGGCGGATGAGCATCCCGGGCATGCTCGCCTTCTCATCCAACGTCGGGACCATCGAGATCGCCGAGAAGCTGGGCCGGGACCGCCTGATCGACTACCAGAAGCGGTTCGGGCTGGGGCAGCCCACCGGCGAGGGCATGCCCGGGGAGGCGGCCGGTCGGCTGCTCCCCGCCGACGAGTGGAGCGGCTCGTCGTACGGGTCGGTGCCGATCGGGCACAGCGTGGACGCCACCCCGTTGCAGATGGCGGCCGCGTACGCCGCGATCGCCAACGACGGCACGTACGTCCAGCCGCACCTGGTCAAGGAGGTGATCGGCCCGGACGGTACGCGGACCCCGGCCGCCGCCCCGCTGACCCGGCCGGTGCTCAGCCCGCAGAACGCGGCCGCGCTGCGCCGGATGCTGGAGGCGGTCACCACGATCGACGGCCCGGACGGGCAGGCCACCGGCCTGGCCGCTGCGGTCCCCGGCTACCGGGTGGCCGGCAAGACCGGCACCGGGTTGCGGTACGTGGACGGCAAGCGCCAGCCCGGCGCGGTCGGCTCGTTCATCGGAATGGCGCCGGCCGAGAAGCCGAGGTACGTGGTGGCGGTCTTCGGGTGGAGCCCGGGCGGCGAGGGCGGCGCGGTGGCCGCGCCGGCCTTCCGCGAGATCATGGGCTTCACTCTCCACCACTACCGGGTGCCGCCGTCGGCGGAACCGGCACCGAAATTCACCGCCTTCCCATAG
- a CDS encoding peptidoglycan-binding domain-containing protein, translated as MTLPRGRAARLAAAALAAVPFFAVVAASPASAASSSCTGTTKFYVGDRLFTMPTVGTDTGNLACVLSKGNQSGAVSNLQRHLNSCYWSGSSASGHRSAFGTALVVDGVFGSATASAVAAAQRSHSITADGVYGPETRRTINFVTSTSVCARFGQ; from the coding sequence ATGACACTGCCCAGAGGACGTGCTGCCCGGCTGGCCGCCGCAGCACTCGCCGCCGTGCCCTTCTTCGCCGTCGTCGCCGCATCGCCGGCCAGTGCCGCCTCCAGCTCCTGCACCGGCACCACTAAATTCTATGTCGGTGACCGTCTGTTCACGATGCCGACCGTTGGCACCGATACCGGCAACCTCGCCTGCGTGCTGTCGAAGGGCAATCAGAGCGGGGCCGTTTCGAATCTTCAGCGACACCTGAACTCGTGCTACTGGTCCGGATCCAGCGCCTCTGGGCACCGCAGCGCGTTCGGTACCGCTCTCGTGGTCGATGGCGTCTTCGGGTCCGCGACGGCCTCCGCCGTCGCCGCCGCCCAGCGATCTCATTCGATCACCGCTGACGGCGTGTACGGTCCGGAAACCCGGCGCACCATCAACTTCGTCACCAGCACAAGTGTCTGCGCGCGCTTCGGCCAGTGA
- the mraY gene encoding phospho-N-acetylmuramoyl-pentapeptide-transferase yields the protein MRAVIVAIGVAFLVSLFCTPIAIKVFTRLKAGQPIRAEGPAMHQGKKGTPTMGGVVFILATVIAYVAGHLALTTLPDLQIAQVEPTITALVLLGLMVFSGAVGFIDDFLKVRKRHSGGLNKRGKLAGQILVGAVFGVIALYFPSTMYDVEGNRTNTETVGSTTLSFIRDIPALDLTKVGAVILFIFVVMAATNGVNLTDGLDGLATGASVMVLAAYALIAFWQYRHWCADPAYATSPNVYCYTVRDPLEIALIAGAAAGACVGFLWWNTSPARIFMGDTGALGLGGLIAGMAMSTRTILLLPIIGALFVIITMSVVIQIISFRTTGKRVFRMSPLQHHFELAGWSEVNIVVRFWIIAGIGVAIALGLFYSEFLAAVT from the coding sequence ATGAGGGCGGTGATCGTCGCCATCGGGGTCGCCTTCCTGGTCTCGCTCTTCTGCACCCCGATCGCGATCAAGGTGTTCACCCGGCTCAAGGCCGGGCAGCCGATCCGGGCCGAGGGCCCGGCCATGCACCAGGGCAAGAAGGGCACGCCGACGATGGGCGGCGTGGTCTTCATCCTGGCCACGGTGATCGCGTACGTCGCCGGGCACCTGGCGTTGACCACCCTGCCGGATCTTCAGATCGCTCAGGTCGAGCCGACCATCACCGCGCTGGTGCTGCTGGGGCTGATGGTGTTCTCCGGCGCGGTCGGCTTCATCGACGACTTCCTGAAGGTGCGCAAGCGGCACAGCGGCGGCCTCAACAAGCGCGGCAAGCTGGCCGGCCAGATCCTGGTCGGGGCGGTCTTCGGCGTCATCGCGCTCTACTTCCCGAGCACCATGTACGACGTCGAGGGCAACCGGACCAACACCGAGACGGTGGGCAGCACCACGCTGAGCTTCATCCGGGACATCCCGGCGCTGGACCTCACCAAGGTCGGCGCGGTCATCCTGTTCATCTTCGTGGTGATGGCCGCGACCAACGGCGTGAACCTCACCGACGGCCTCGACGGCCTGGCCACCGGTGCCTCGGTGATGGTGCTCGCGGCGTACGCGCTGATCGCGTTCTGGCAGTACCGGCACTGGTGCGCCGACCCGGCGTACGCGACGAGCCCGAACGTCTACTGCTACACCGTCCGGGACCCGTTGGAGATCGCCCTGATCGCCGGCGCGGCGGCCGGGGCCTGCGTTGGCTTCCTCTGGTGGAACACCTCACCGGCCCGGATCTTCATGGGCGACACCGGCGCGCTCGGCCTGGGCGGCCTGATCGCCGGCATGGCGATGTCCACCCGGACGATCCTGCTGCTGCCGATCATCGGCGCGCTGTTCGTGATCATCACGATGTCCGTGGTGATCCAGATCATCTCGTTCCGGACCACCGGCAAGCGGGTGTTCCGGATGTCGCCGCTGCAGCACCACTTCGAGCTGGCCGGCTGGAGCGAGGTCAACATCGTGGTCCGGTTCTGGATCATCGCCGGCATCGGCGTGGCCATCGCGCTGGGCCTGTTCTACAGCGAGTTCCTCGCCGCGGTCACCTGA
- a CDS encoding FtsW/RodA/SpoVE family cell cycle protein, whose product MAALRGLLARPLASYYLLLSSAGLLLLIGLTMVFSATSVRDYADRGDASATLVKQAIYAVIGIVAFWACQRLPARTFRALARPVLGVAVVLLLILNLLVALQALFRVESIGPLEASLLGLHLGPISVQPAEVAKFALVLWGAHVLARKGAALGWWKELATPLFPVVGLLFVLVGYNDLGSMICLSALVVGLLWAAGVRMRVFATLSAVGLLGVGLLVAAASLGAGSGSRDADNYRLIRLTSFLHPPDPKTCFQEDLEGCYQLVQARYAVQHGGWFGVGLGKSSFKFGWLPEAHNDFIFAIIAEELGVVGCTVILVLFAVLAYTGLRIARRVEDPFRRLAAAGVTAWLVGQAVINIGGVTGLLPLTGVPLPFISDGGSALVVTLAAVGMLASFARAEPDAARALHARPPARWVRLVWAPLPPLPGRRRRPAPSPADRGSVPRSRTRRSDDQAAARGPRPGRTRAGTASERRR is encoded by the coding sequence CTGGCCGCGCTGCGCGGGCTGCTCGCCCGGCCGCTGGCCTCCTACTACCTGCTGCTCTCCAGCGCCGGCCTGTTGCTGCTGATCGGCCTGACGATGGTCTTCTCGGCGACCAGCGTGCGGGACTACGCCGACCGCGGCGACGCGTCCGCCACCCTGGTCAAGCAGGCCATCTACGCGGTGATCGGCATCGTGGCGTTCTGGGCCTGCCAGCGGCTGCCCGCCCGCACCTTCCGGGCGCTGGCCCGGCCGGTGCTCGGCGTGGCGGTGGTGCTGCTGCTGATCCTCAACCTGCTGGTCGCCCTTCAGGCGCTGTTCCGGGTCGAGTCGATCGGCCCGCTCGAGGCCAGCCTGCTCGGGCTGCACCTCGGTCCGATCTCGGTGCAGCCCGCCGAGGTGGCCAAGTTCGCGCTGGTGCTCTGGGGCGCGCACGTGCTGGCCCGCAAGGGCGCCGCGCTGGGCTGGTGGAAGGAACTCGCCACCCCGCTCTTCCCGGTGGTCGGCCTGCTCTTCGTGCTGGTCGGCTACAACGACCTGGGCAGCATGATCTGCCTGTCGGCCCTGGTGGTCGGCCTGCTCTGGGCGGCCGGCGTGCGCATGCGGGTCTTCGCCACCCTGTCCGCGGTCGGCCTGCTCGGCGTCGGCCTGCTGGTCGCCGCCGCGTCCCTGGGCGCCGGCTCCGGCTCGCGCGACGCCGACAACTACCGGCTGATCCGGCTGACCTCGTTCCTGCACCCGCCCGACCCGAAGACCTGCTTCCAAGAGGACCTGGAGGGCTGCTACCAGCTCGTCCAGGCCCGCTACGCGGTCCAGCACGGCGGCTGGTTCGGGGTCGGGCTGGGCAAGAGCAGCTTCAAGTTCGGCTGGCTGCCCGAGGCGCACAACGACTTCATCTTCGCGATCATCGCCGAGGAGTTGGGCGTGGTCGGCTGCACCGTGATCCTGGTGCTCTTCGCCGTGCTGGCGTACACCGGGCTGCGGATCGCCCGGCGGGTGGAGGACCCGTTCCGCCGGCTCGCCGCCGCCGGGGTCACCGCCTGGCTGGTCGGCCAGGCTGTGATCAACATCGGTGGGGTCACCGGACTGCTGCCGCTGACCGGCGTACCGCTGCCGTTCATCTCCGACGGCGGCAGCGCGCTGGTGGTGACCCTCGCGGCGGTTGGCATGCTCGCCTCCTTCGCCCGCGCCGAGCCGGACGCGGCCCGGGCCCTGCACGCCCGTCCCCCCGCCCGATGGGTCCGACTAGTGTGGGCCCCGTTGCCGCCGCTTCCCGGCCGGCGCCGCCGACCGGCGCCGTCCCCGGCGGACCGCGGGTCCGTACCCCGGTCCCGGACGCGGCGGTCCGACGACCAGGCCGCAGCCCGCGGCCCCCGGCCGGGCCGGACGCGCGCCGGCACGGCGAGCGAGAGGAGACGCTGA
- a CDS encoding UDP-N-acetylmuramoyl-L-alanyl-D-glutamate--2,6-diaminopimelate ligase, which translates to MPGNPRPRTVNPVRLGDLAARAGAVPPEGAEVAVTGVTHASQEVRPGDLYAALPGARRHGAEFAAAAAEAGAVAVLTDPAGVALAAAAGLPTLVVDDPRAVLGDVAATVYGDSTAGLTVIGVTGTAGKTSTSYLIESGLRAAGHTTGLIGTVETRLGDLVIDSVRTTPEATDLHAMLAVARERGVDAVVMEVSSHALAMGRVGGVRFTVGGYTNFGSDHLDFHADEADYFAAKAKLFDGRCQVEVLNHDDPALRPLFKPATVSYSAAGDPAATWWADGVEGEGYTQRFTVHGPDGLTLPTGVALPGRHNVANALLAIATLVAAGVDPATAAAGVAACGGVPGRLELVSGDAPVRGVVDYAHKANAIEAVLAALRQLTAGRLICVVGAGGDRDRGKRPTMGAAAAQGADVVLVTDDNPRSEDPAAIRAEVLAGAYAAGTGARIIEAPGRRAAIEEAVRVAEPGDIVALLGKGQERGQEVNGEVLPFDDRVELAEALRARFGDLVGQR; encoded by the coding sequence GTGCCCGGCAATCCACGTCCCCGTACCGTGAATCCCGTCCGGCTCGGCGACCTCGCCGCTCGGGCGGGGGCTGTCCCGCCGGAAGGCGCCGAGGTGGCGGTCACCGGGGTGACCCACGCCAGCCAGGAGGTCCGCCCCGGCGACCTGTACGCGGCCCTGCCCGGCGCCCGCCGGCACGGCGCGGAGTTCGCCGCCGCCGCGGCCGAGGCCGGCGCGGTGGCCGTGCTGACCGACCCGGCCGGCGTGGCGCTGGCCGCCGCCGCGGGCCTGCCCACCCTGGTGGTCGACGACCCGCGGGCGGTGCTCGGCGACGTCGCCGCCACCGTCTACGGCGACTCGACGGCCGGGCTCACCGTGATCGGCGTGACCGGCACCGCCGGCAAGACCTCGACCAGCTACCTGATCGAGTCCGGGCTGCGCGCCGCCGGGCACACCACGGGCCTGATCGGCACCGTGGAGACCCGGCTCGGCGACCTCGTGATCGACAGCGTCCGGACCACGCCGGAGGCGACCGACCTGCACGCCATGCTCGCCGTGGCCCGGGAGCGCGGGGTCGACGCGGTGGTCATGGAGGTGTCCAGCCACGCGCTGGCCATGGGACGGGTCGGCGGGGTGCGGTTCACCGTCGGCGGCTACACCAACTTCGGCTCCGACCACCTGGACTTCCACGCCGACGAGGCGGACTACTTCGCCGCCAAGGCGAAGCTCTTCGACGGGCGCTGCCAGGTCGAGGTGCTCAACCACGACGACCCGGCGCTGCGACCGTTGTTCAAGCCCGCCACGGTCAGCTACTCGGCGGCCGGCGACCCGGCCGCCACCTGGTGGGCCGACGGCGTCGAGGGCGAGGGCTACACCCAGCGCTTCACCGTGCACGGGCCGGACGGGCTGACCCTGCCCACCGGCGTGGCGCTGCCCGGCCGGCACAACGTGGCCAACGCGCTGCTGGCCATCGCGACCCTGGTGGCCGCCGGGGTCGATCCGGCCACCGCCGCGGCCGGGGTGGCCGCCTGCGGCGGGGTGCCCGGCCGGCTGGAGCTGGTCAGCGGCGACGCCCCGGTACGCGGGGTGGTCGACTACGCGCACAAGGCCAACGCCATCGAGGCGGTCCTGGCCGCGCTGCGGCAGCTGACCGCCGGCCGGTTGATCTGCGTGGTGGGCGCCGGCGGCGACCGGGACCGCGGCAAGCGGCCGACGATGGGCGCGGCGGCTGCCCAGGGCGCCGATGTGGTGCTGGTGACCGACGACAACCCGCGCAGCGAGGACCCGGCCGCGATCCGGGCCGAGGTGCTGGCCGGGGCGTACGCGGCGGGCACCGGCGCGCGGATCATCGAGGCGCCCGGCCGGCGGGCCGCGATCGAGGAGGCGGTCCGGGTGGCCGAACCAGGTGACATCGTGGCGCTGCTGGGCAAGGGCCAGGAACGCGGCCAGGAGGTCAACGGCGAGGTGCTGCCGTTCGACGACCGGGTGGAGCTGGCGGAGGCGCTGCGCGCCCGGTTCGGCGACCTGGTGGGGCAGCGATGA
- the murG gene encoding undecaprenyldiphospho-muramoylpentapeptide beta-N-acetylglucosaminyltransferase, with amino-acid sequence MGPLRSVVLCGGGTGGHIYPLLAFADCLRRHDPSVRITCLGTPKGLENELIPPAGYDLRQIPAYQLPRSINMSLVRTPDRMWKAARAAGKVIDEVRADVVVGFGGYVSVPGYLAAWRRELPVVIHEVNVPPGVANRLGMKFTKHVAVGFPHQPAQAESLRDARVVGVPLRRSIAGLDRAALRNAARAHFGLRPDLPVLFVAGGSQGARSINLAVSGAAKELARNGVQVLHVIGARNEPVSIPTDLPVPYVTLPYLSEMELGYAAADLMLARGGAMTCAEVAAIGLPTIYVPYPHSNQEQKRNALPVVEAGGGLLVDDAELTPGWLERTVIPLVRDPRRLAAMGAAAAAYGRRDGDVALLNFVYEAVSR; translated from the coding sequence ATGGGTCCGCTGCGTTCGGTGGTGCTCTGCGGAGGGGGTACGGGTGGACACATCTACCCCTTGCTGGCCTTCGCCGACTGCCTGCGCCGACACGACCCGAGCGTCCGGATCACCTGCCTCGGCACACCCAAGGGTCTGGAGAACGAGCTGATCCCGCCGGCCGGCTACGACCTGCGCCAGATCCCGGCCTACCAGCTGCCCCGCTCGATCAACATGAGCCTGGTCCGCACCCCGGACCGGATGTGGAAGGCGGCCCGCGCGGCGGGCAAGGTGATCGACGAGGTGCGGGCCGACGTCGTGGTCGGCTTCGGGGGGTACGTCTCGGTGCCCGGCTACCTGGCCGCCTGGCGACGCGAGCTGCCCGTCGTGATCCACGAGGTGAACGTGCCGCCGGGCGTCGCCAACCGGCTCGGCATGAAGTTCACCAAGCACGTCGCGGTCGGCTTCCCGCACCAGCCGGCGCAGGCGGAGTCGCTGCGCGACGCCCGGGTGGTCGGGGTGCCGCTGCGCCGGAGCATCGCCGGCCTGGACCGGGCCGCCCTGCGCAACGCCGCCCGGGCGCACTTCGGGCTCCGCCCCGACCTGCCGGTGCTCTTCGTCGCCGGCGGCTCGCAGGGCGCCCGCTCGATCAACCTGGCGGTCTCCGGGGCGGCCAAGGAGCTGGCCCGCAACGGGGTGCAGGTGCTGCATGTCATCGGCGCCCGCAACGAGCCGGTCTCCATCCCCACCGACCTGCCGGTGCCGTACGTGACCCTGCCCTACCTGTCCGAGATGGAGCTGGGCTACGCCGCCGCCGACCTGATGCTGGCCCGGGGCGGCGCGATGACCTGCGCCGAGGTGGCCGCCATCGGGTTGCCCACCATCTACGTGCCGTACCCGCACAGCAACCAGGAGCAGAAGCGCAACGCGCTGCCCGTGGTGGAGGCCGGCGGCGGGCTGCTCGTCGACGACGCCGAGCTGACCCCGGGCTGGTTGGAGCGGACGGTGATCCCGCTGGTCCGAGACCCGCGGCGGCTGGCCGCGATGGGCGCCGCCGCGGCCGCGTACGGCCGGCGCGACGGCGACGTGGCCCTGCTGAACTTCGTCTACGAGGCGGTGTCCCGATGA
- the rsmH gene encoding 16S rRNA (cytosine(1402)-N(4))-methyltransferase RsmH yields MGELRGTHVPVLLERCLELLAPALGRNGRTVHVDATLGLAGHAEAVLAAHPNTVLIGLDRDTEALAHARVRLARFADRIHLEHAVYDELPDVLHRLGYPAVDGVLFDLGVSSLQLDAPDRGFAYAQDAPLDMRMDQTRGVTAEEVVNTYSHPELARVLRVYGEEKFAGRIASAIIRERERARITSSARLAELVRESIPAPARRTGGHPAKRTFQALRIEVNRELAALETALPAALDKLTVGGRVVVLSYHSLEDRLTKAALADRVRSKGPVDLPVELPGSGPTFRLLSRGAELPGEAEVAANPRAASVRLRAAERLDPEAARQGRTDRERYRRRVKAMHQPGTGSPGSGSDPRPAPGDGNGTDEEGEGT; encoded by the coding sequence ATGGGGGAGCTACGCGGCACGCACGTGCCGGTGCTGCTCGAGCGGTGTCTCGAGTTGCTGGCCCCCGCGCTGGGGCGGAACGGCCGTACGGTGCACGTCGACGCGACGCTGGGCCTGGCCGGCCACGCCGAGGCGGTGCTGGCGGCGCACCCGAACACGGTGCTGATCGGCCTGGACCGGGACACCGAGGCCCTGGCGCACGCCCGGGTCCGGCTGGCCCGGTTCGCCGACCGGATCCACCTCGAGCATGCCGTCTACGACGAGCTGCCCGACGTGCTGCACCGGCTCGGGTACCCGGCGGTCGACGGGGTGCTGTTCGACCTCGGGGTGTCGTCGCTGCAACTCGACGCGCCCGACCGCGGGTTCGCGTACGCGCAGGACGCGCCGCTGGACATGCGGATGGACCAGACCCGGGGGGTGACCGCCGAGGAGGTGGTCAACACCTACTCGCACCCCGAGCTGGCCCGGGTGCTGCGGGTGTACGGCGAGGAGAAGTTCGCCGGACGGATCGCCTCGGCGATCATCCGGGAGCGCGAGCGCGCCCGGATCACCTCGTCGGCCCGACTGGCGGAGCTGGTCCGGGAGAGCATTCCGGCACCAGCCCGGCGAACCGGGGGACACCCGGCAAAGAGAACGTTTCAGGCTTTACGGATCGAGGTAAACCGGGAACTGGCCGCGCTGGAGACAGCGCTGCCAGCCGCGCTCGACAAGCTCACCGTGGGTGGCCGCGTGGTGGTGCTGTCCTACCACTCGCTGGAGGACCGGCTCACCAAGGCGGCGCTCGCCGACCGGGTCCGCAGCAAGGGCCCGGTCGACCTCCCGGTCGAACTGCCCGGGTCGGGCCCGACGTTCCGGCTGCTCAGCCGCGGCGCCGAGCTCCCCGGGGAAGCGGAGGTCGCCGCGAACCCGCGCGCCGCCTCGGTGCGGCTGCGCGCCGCGGAACGGCTCGACCCGGAGGCGGCCCGGCAGGGGCGTACCGACCGCGAACGGTACCGCCGCCGGGTGAAGGCGATGCACCAACCGGGGACGGGGTCGCCGGGATCCGGCTCGGATCCGCGGCCGGCCCCGGGGGACGGCAACGGGACGGACGAAGAGGGGGAGGGAACATGA
- a CDS encoding UDP-N-acetylmuramoyl-tripeptide--D-alanyl-D-alanine ligase, giving the protein MIPLTLAEVAAAVDGRLVAADPDARVTGSVEFDSRKVGPGGLFVAFPGEKVDGHDYAAAAVASGAVAVLGTREVPGVPMVLVADALDAMGRLARAVVDRLPGLTVIGITGSSGKTTTKDLIAQLAVRRGPTVAPPGSFNNELGHPYTALQAGPQTRYLVMEKGARGVGHVRYLCDVVPPRISVVLNVGVAHLGEFGSVETIALAKGELVEALPADGLAVLNADDPLVDAMASRTAARVVRYGESERAEVRATDVTLDERGRPSYTLVTPEGSAPVRLGLTGRHQVANTLAAAAVARELGMPLADLAAALGELGLVSTRRMDVFERPDGVTVIDDSYNANPASMAVALRALASMRGSGRTLAVLGYMAELGDFEVQGHQQVGRLAAELGVDRLLVVGEPAAPIHEGATAVGNWGGESVLLTDQAAAVEVLRSELRPGDVVLVKGSRYRTWEVADALRPAAGTEAAS; this is encoded by the coding sequence ATGATCCCGCTGACGCTGGCCGAGGTGGCCGCGGCCGTCGACGGGCGGCTGGTCGCCGCCGACCCGGACGCCCGGGTCACCGGCTCGGTCGAGTTCGACTCCCGCAAGGTCGGCCCGGGTGGGCTCTTCGTCGCCTTCCCCGGCGAGAAGGTGGACGGGCACGACTACGCCGCCGCTGCGGTGGCGTCGGGCGCGGTGGCCGTGCTCGGCACCCGTGAGGTGCCCGGCGTGCCGATGGTGCTGGTCGCCGACGCGCTCGACGCGATGGGGCGGCTGGCCCGCGCGGTGGTCGACCGGCTCCCGGGGCTGACCGTGATCGGGATCACCGGCTCCTCCGGCAAGACCACCACCAAGGACCTGATCGCCCAGCTCGCCGTCCGGCGCGGCCCGACCGTGGCGCCGCCCGGCTCGTTCAACAACGAGCTGGGGCACCCGTACACCGCGCTGCAGGCCGGCCCGCAGACCCGCTACCTGGTGATGGAGAAGGGCGCCCGCGGCGTGGGGCACGTCCGCTACCTGTGCGACGTGGTGCCGCCGCGCATCTCGGTGGTGCTCAACGTCGGGGTCGCGCACCTCGGCGAGTTCGGCTCGGTGGAGACCATCGCCCTGGCCAAGGGGGAGCTGGTCGAGGCGCTGCCCGCCGACGGGCTGGCCGTGCTCAACGCCGACGACCCGCTGGTGGACGCGATGGCGTCGCGCACCGCGGCCCGGGTGGTCCGGTACGGCGAGTCGGAGCGGGCCGAGGTGCGGGCGACGGACGTGACGCTGGACGAGCGGGGGCGCCCGTCGTACACCCTGGTGACCCCGGAGGGGAGCGCGCCGGTGCGGCTCGGGCTGACCGGTCGGCACCAGGTGGCCAACACCCTGGCCGCCGCGGCGGTCGCCCGGGAGCTGGGGATGCCCCTGGCCGACCTGGCCGCCGCGCTGGGCGAGCTGGGCCTGGTCTCGACCCGGCGGATGGACGTGTTCGAGCGCCCCGACGGGGTCACCGTCATCGACGACTCGTACAACGCCAACCCGGCCTCGATGGCGGTCGCGCTGCGGGCGTTGGCCAGTATGCGGGGTTCGGGGCGTACCCTCGCGGTGCTCGGCTACATGGCCGAGCTGGGCGACTTCGAAGTCCAGGGGCACCAGCAGGTCGGCCGGCTCGCGGCCGAGCTGGGTGTCGACCGGCTGCTCGTGGTGGGCGAGCCGGCGGCGCCGATCCACGAAGGCGCCACAGCGGTAGGCAATTGGGGAGGAGAGTCGGTGCTGCTCACCGATCAGGCGGCAGCCGTCGAGGTGCTGCGGAGCGAGCTGCGTCCGGGTGACGTGGTCCTGGTGAAGGGCTCCCGGTACCGCACCTGGGAGGTGGCCGACGCGCTGCGCCCGGCCGCCGGGACCGAGGCCGCCTCATGA